From a region of the Phaseolus vulgaris cultivar G19833 chromosome 6, P. vulgaris v2.0, whole genome shotgun sequence genome:
- the LOC137831785 gene encoding calmodulin-like protein 8 gives MKETLREEQIGEFLEAFCLFDKDGDGCINIEELGTAIRSLDENPTLEELQIMMSEVDTDCNGTIEFGEFLNLMARKMKESEAEEELKEAFRVFDKDQDGYISASELRSVMRTIGEKVTEEEVAQMVKEADLDGDGLVDYEEFVRMMLAA, from the exons ATGAAGGAGACCTTGAGGGAAGAACAAATTGGTGAGTTTTTGGAGGCCTTTTGTCTCTTTGACAAAGATGGAGATG GCTGCATAAACATCGAAGAATTAGGCACTGCGATCAGATCACTAGATGAGAATCCAACGCTGGAGGAGTTGCAGATCATGATGAGTGAAGTGGATACAGACTGCAACGGAACCATAGAATTCGGAGAATTCTTGAATCTCATGGCCAGAAAAATGAAG GAAAGTGAAGCAGAAGAGGAACTGAAGGAAGCTTTCAGAGTGTTTGACAAAGATCAAGATGGTTATATATCAGCCAGTGAG TTGAGGTCTGTAATGAGAACTATTGGAGAGAAGGTGACTGAGGAAGAAGTGGCACAAATGGTGAAAGAGGCTGATTTAGATGGTGACGGCCTCGTTGATTATGAAGAGTTTGTGAGGATGATGTTGGCTGCATAA
- the LOC137831788 gene encoding probable aldo-keto reductase 1 — protein MADIPRVKLGSQGLEVSKLGFGCMGLSGVYNDPVPEEFGISLIKYAFSKGITFFDTSDIYGPHVNEVLVGKALRELPRDQIQIATKFGVVKKVSDNVIVNGSPEYVRSCCEGSLQRLGVSYIDLYYQHRVDTSVPIEDTMGELKKLVQEGKIRYIGLSEASPDTIRRAHAVHPITCVQMEWSLWTREIEQDIIPLCRELGIGIVPYSPLGNGFFGGKAVTESLPENGFQAFLPRFQGENLEKNKILYSRIEKLAEKHGHTASQLALAWILGQGDDVVPIPGTTKIKNLDSNIGSLEVKLSKDDLEDITNAVPISEVAGNRTNETFSRCSWESANTPPKA, from the exons ATGGCAGATATTCCTCGAGTGAAGCTTGGAAGCCAAGGCCTGGAG GTTTCTAAGTTAGGATTTGGGTGTATGGGCCTAAGTGGAGTTTACAATGATCCTGTTCCTGAAGAATTTGGCATCTCTTTGATCAAATACGCTTTCAGCAAAGGGATCACTTTCTTTGATACTTCAGATATTTATGGACCACATGTCAATGAAGTTTTGGTCGGAAAG GCGCTCAGGGAACTCCCTCGTGATCAAATTCAGATTGCCACCAAGTTTGGGGTTGTCAAAAAGGTTTCGGATAATGTGATAGTGAACGGTTCTCCTGAATACGTTCGATCCTGTTGCGAGGGAAGCCTCCAACGCCTTGGTGTGAGCTACATTGATCTGTATTATCAGCACCGTGTTGACACCTCTGTACCAATCGAGGACACT ATGGGTGAGCTCAAAAAGCTGGTGCAAGAGGGGAAGATAAGGTACATAGGATTGTCAGAAGCCAGCCCTGACACAATTAGGAGGGCACATGCAGTTCATCCCATCACTTGTGTGCAAATGGAGTGGTCTCTCTGGACTCGTGAAATTGAGCAAGATATTATTCCACTTTGCAG GGAGCTTGGAATCGGAATAGTGCCATATAGTCCCCTTGGGAATGGATTTTTTGGTGGCAAGGCTGTCACAGAAAGTTTACCTGAAAACGGTTTTCAG GCATTCCTACCAAGGTTCCAAGGGGAGAACTTAGAGAAGAACAAAATCTTATATTCTAGGATTGAAAAGTTGGCAGAGAAGCACGGACATACAGCTTCACAACTTGCTCTCGCATGGATTCTTGGTCAAGGAGATGATGTGGTACCCATCCCCG GAACAACCAAGATAAAAAATCTTGATAGTAATATTGGTTCACTGGAAGTGAAGCTCAGCAAAGATGACTTAGAGGATATAACAAACGCTGTACCAATATCTGAGGTGGCAGGGAATCGGACTAATGAAACATTTTCTAGATGTTCATGGGAGTCTGCTAATACCCCACCAAAAGCGTAA